In the genome of Vespa crabro chromosome 1, iyVesCrab1.2, whole genome shotgun sequence, the window ttagaAACAAATATGCCAGTATTAATTtaaggataattatttttttgatatagttttatatacatatatgtaattcatacaattttttaatggtatttaaaaagataatcattcaaataaaatttaattttctttctttcttttttttttttttttttaatttatctgatcatagatttcatattttttaatgtattgGAATGATACTATatcataattactatttttctatttattttttaaggcacactttatataacaatttatatatgaatatcatACATTAACAGATCTCAAGGATATACACATTTACAAACAAATAAGCAATGATCATAGATTGGTATACTTCACCTATTTACAATAAACGCATTTTCATGTATAACAATgtgcaattataaaaatatatttgattgcTCACGAAAGCATGTGtattacatacttatataactAATAAACATCGAGTGAGGTAGACATCATTACGATACAGTTAATGATTAAACAACAGTATttaaaatacatgtatatcatatatatatatattaaaaaaatattattatattatattgttaaaaacattgaatattataaatagttCTTTTCTACATACtgtattaaattttgtattcaaaacaaaatcaaatgtGCACAtcttttacaatataattaatttataaaatgatttcgatattattaaaaaaaaaaatcacattaAGAATTcctgatttttataaaaatacataatactttcattaatatgcatattatattgccacaataaaatatttttattcttgcatagtgaatatcaaattaattatttaaagtgaaattatataaataaaatgttaataaatcttttttaattaatttctggTCCCACAGTTAAACTTTTGCCAGagcaacatatatatatcttatgaatcttattatatttatagaactAATCATTTCGAGATAACGAAAGCATATTTTACGATTCGccttataacaatatatactattaatcgcatattaaatgttatttttcatttttgactgtaacttttttttttctacttacaGTATTTCTAGGACTATAATCCCAATTACTTGTGAACAAAGCTGATTTTGGAACTTGTCCTGTAGTAATATGCTTACCTTGAATTTCTAGAacatcattattcttatcgcgTATAATTTTTGCAGTAGAGGGCATTATTGAACGTGAAATAGGACTTAAAGGTTTTATACTGCGCTGTAATACAGCTGGTGACGCAACCAACGACGATGACCtggaataaaaattgttattatttttatcattttatcataaGTCACAGCTCGTTAATATACCTGTTTTTACTGCTGGGGAGCCTTGAAGTATCTATAGGAGCAAGTCTAAGATTTTTTGGCCACACAGCTGGAGATACAGGTGCTTGCCAAGCAGAATGAGTATCTGGCATTCTAATACTATTTGATTTCCACAATGGCTTAatgttagaaaaagaatttctagCAGATCCTATAACaagacattattatatatcagtTAATAAATgtgttatatctattatattatattatatcatatcatacattaaaatacatattaccTTGAGAAGATGAAATTTCTAAAGCTTGTCCCATGAATCTAATAGGTACAGTTTTTAAAGTTGAAAAACTTTCTCTGGTAGATACAGCAAAAGGCACAGGACTAActacaattttttcattaaaaacagTACCAAGTTTATTTCTGCTTTGTTGTGGAGTATAcagtctctctttttcagcATTTACATcatttcccattttttttaaaccttTTACTTTACTCGCAGAAATGGAATGCTCTTTTCTCCTGttgacataaatatatttaaatacaagaTATATAAGCATACATGTATGTCAtaaatacttatttttctttaaatataccTTTCGGAGgaatgtttatttcttttaatagttTCAAGCTTTGATTTGTCAGAAATATTTTCCTCATGTTGTTTTATATTACTGAGATCTAAAGAATCATCCTCAAAATGatcatgatataaaatttgatcACCTGATCTAGTAGATTTAGAACTTTTTGTAAATGTTCTATTCCTACACATAGGTGCAGgagtaatttttaatactttatctAATGTACTATCTATTGTGTCTGTATCATCATTTTTAGTTGGAAATAATTGAGCATTTATGTATTccaagataatattaaaaacatcttcttttaatcttttattttttgaattgTTTGAAGATTCATTGATatcctgtaaaaaaaaaaaaccttttttaaaattatattttcatttagaatatacttcaattaaaaaaaatgacattttataaaaatacatcattattagaaatataaacatatacctTTGTTACTTGATAATGTTCAATAGATAGTTTTGAACTATCACAATGATCAGACGGTTTTTGtacttctcttttatctacATTATAATCTGTGGATTTACAGATACTTTTATCGAACAATCCTTTTCCAATAACTCTCAAATGTGGTATTTGCATTTTCCATTGCGTACATTCTtccaaaatttcattattggaCAAGTTATTAGTTTCATTATAAAGAACTTTGTCAATTGCGTCCCATTGTTGAAGTAATTTCTCAGTTGCAACATTTTCCATTTCCTCAGGCCATGACAGAGACGTTGAGATACTAGTTCGATCCCAGCTTGTTGGACTAGTAATTCTTTTAGAAAActcttttctttgtatatCTGGTAATGGAACTCCACACAGCTCATGTTCATAAGCTTCATCGTCTCGTAGTCTTAATAGATGTTGAGGTGCTTTTATCTTTTGTGTGGTTGAactaaatctatatataaaaagtatatttcattacttctcagattttattaaaaataactttaatattaactcttacagataaatattaattattttataattatactgtaagttataaaattaatttttcaaattattattatatcgaaaaatttaattcacaTCTGAAATCTAAAACGATTACTTTTAATTCTTGAAATGTAAAGTACAATTAAGAATAACGTACACATTCCGTTTAATTGTCTTCTTATGCATTTCATGCTTCCCAAATTATGGCacaaatcattaaaaatcgttataGAGATTATGACAGGAAGTCCTTGACAAAAGTATAATCACGAATCTTGTATAAGAATCACTGttgttattgattattttactAATAGCCAGGCAGGtaatttaaaacatttcaaCGTCACCAAAGAATTCTcgatttgttaattaaaagatatatccctttaaaatattataaatcttgtaattatatcataatgcGATCAATCTCTTATTGAAactcataatcattatttcaaaAGAGCTGAATTTACGCGCAATAATACACATACGATGCAAATACATTTATCATGATTGgtcgaaaatatataacagTTAACGCTGATTGgtttatattcaaaataaaaataaactataatttaatgatattatttaatgtaatgTTTCTGCCAAATCTTATctttatataatgaattatttatttttcacatgtctatttgttaattacataataaaaagtcttgtaacaataattattataattatttaattgttattgatcaTCAAATTTTAACCAATGACAAGCTATTTTTACGGATAGTTTAAATTTCAAAGCATATCCAATCAAATAATAGAATTTGAAAgacttaaaaatataataagaataaatgcgTGTAAGAAGAaacacaaaataaaaatttttttaaattcaaataaataaataaaataatattaagttatAGTTATGAATATAAGTAAAATACAAATAGTCAtagttttattcattattggtatcattttttgtATACATAATCGCATTAAAAGTATGCATTCTGTAAAgctataaatgaaaaattattatactaaatatatttattttatgtaaattttttatcattttgtttttaaaaatatgtttaacATGATTCTataggaaaatattataatatggcAAAATCTATTGTTACACCTTTTGAAAAATCTAAACAGAAATATTTCTCTAATCAGTGTACATCAACACAAACTATTGTTGATACTATAAATCATAgagaaatattgttaaaattatatgaagCAGCTGATGTAAGAcatatttatacttatttggaacattttattatcttctcatattaataatatctttatattgatatgttattattagaaatgttatataaaagtGTATGCACTTAGATgcattcgtttaattaattattgtccccatttaattaatattccacATGGACCCGATGGTTATACACCATTTCACAAAGTCTGCTTTCATGGTAATACATGTTTGATCGAATATATGCTTGCAAAAGGTAAACTTTAtagtattagatatatattatgatattatacttaacattaaaaatttatgaaagttttatattatatacaggtGCTAATCCTTTTCTTAGAACTTATAGTGGTGAAAATGCAATTTGTAtggcattatatttttttcttaaccatcctaacaataatgattttaCTTGCTTAGATATTCTTTGCGAAACAGGTttgtagaaaatgaaaaataattcatatttatattttatgtatgacTACAGAGagttctttattataaattatatctgaTTGTATCACAGGTTGTCATTTAGATATGCCAAATAAACACTATGATATCGTTATGAAATCAGctttaaataatcataataagctTTTAGCAGAATGGTTATTAttgcataataaaattacgagACTTTCGAGAAGTTATTCAGAACCATGAAATTTCATGTACTGTATGCtttacagtaataattaattaaatatataatttgatctacataataaattattaatttgatattgttatttgatatactgctttttttaattagtttAGATGCATTGAATACAATAATCtcaaaatttattgtttaataaattaattaagattatattaaGTAACTTGTATAGGTATTTTGCATAATCTACGTTTAACAATAAAGGAACAAAGTTCaaagttattgaagttatatCTACAGCAAAAATAACCTCTTCGTTACGATCGTCAACTTCAGGTGATCATCACCggatacataaatacgttGATAGtctttatgtttatttatttattcattacgCAAAGATATCTCATTctacgttattattagttattaaaTGATAGTATGCATAGAATAATCGTCATATTCAACTCTAAACAAGTGTTATTTGAAATAGAATCTTCTTACATAGTTCtactaaaaaattaaatttgtgtTTAAATATGTTAAGTACTGGTTTGTTAATTTTGACAAATCCTAGTAGGATTACGACGTTATTACCAGTTATCAATAAACATgttttaaaaacattatatattcaGTATTTGccagaaaaaaatttaattacaccAGGAAATCATTCCATTAAATTACCGAAATTACCTTGTTATGCCCAAATCGTTgctaatatttataaagtagCTTCCAATAATTGTTCTAGACTAGatatacgaattttattaACACATATAAAAAATCCTGGTTTTACCATTATAAATACTAAAAATCCggtggaaataataatttttgatcaaatttataatacaaaagtAGTTGATACTTTTATACAAGATTGCCTTGCCAATATATCAGAAGGATGCAGTTACATTACACTTGATAATGaacaaaatgataagaaatgtAACGATACCGATGAATGTAGTACAAAAGATTTACAAACATACAAAAGTGTTGTTTTGGGTGGCACATTTGATCGTTTACACAATggacataaaattattttaagcgaAGCTGTTTTGTATTCTAGAGAAAAACTTACAGTTGGTGTGACAAATACAAACATGTTAACTggttagaaattattattaaaataatgttgTCAATTGTATTTAGTCACAACTGACAATCaaccattaatatttttaggaAAATTGCTATGGGAATTAATAGAACCATGCTCTAAAAGAATAACAGATGTTAAAGATTTTTTAGAAGATGTGGATTCATCATTAACATATGATATTGTTCCTATTAATGATATGTATGGTCCTACTAAAGATGATCCTACATTTGAAATGATAGTAGTCAGTGAAGAAACGAGACGAGGCGGTGATAAAGTCAATTCTTTGcgattacaaaaaaatttgaatgaaTTGGTTATTCATGAAGTAAAATTATTAGCTGATGAAAATCACAGAGcatatgaagaaaataaaattagttcTAGTAATCAAAGAATACGATTACTTGGCAAAAGATTAGGGAAAtctgtatgtattttattgaCACTAGACctcttcaattatttttatttatattacttttatatatattatatattttactgttatatatgttattaataattttgcagATAAACAAAGATAAACCACTTAAACCTTATATTATTGGGTTAATTGGTGGTATAGCAAGTGGTAAATCATCAGTGATCGAGAAAGTACAAAAATTTGGCGCTGGATTTGTGAATTGTGATAAAATTGCACATGATTTATATCTTCCTGGAAAACGATGTTTTCAAACTATAGTTACACATTTTGGTACAGGCATACTTAATGCAGATGGTTTTATCAATAGAAAAGCTCTTagtaatattgtatttaatgataaggtatatttatatatataatttgtataatatgaCAAGATTATTCCAGttgttttttcaataatttgataattttgtattaaaaatgtaggaacaattaaataaattaaatagttTAATGTGGCCTTTAATTCTTGAAGAGGctaaaaggaagataaatgaattatatataggaggatataatgttatttttatggagGCAGCAGTCTTGATACAAGCTAATTGGCAGAATGAATGTCATGAAATATGGGCTTGCATAATTCCACCAGAAGAGGTTTGTTCAATattagttaatattatatgtacctcatgttattaacaatatacatatatcttattaagaaatgatacatatattaaatgtgTAGGCTATTAAAAGAatcatgaaaagaaatattttatcagaGGATGAAGCAAAACAAAGAATAGAAATGCAACCAAGTAACTTAGATCAAATTAAAGAAGCTAATGTTGTCATATGCACATTGTGGGATCATGATTTCACAGAAAAGCAAGTACAAAATGCATGGGAGGAATTAAAGACTTATTTATCACAACATTCAGCtgattaatataatgatattcttAGAAACATGATgtggttaaagaaaaaaaatggggaaTGTATATGGTTTATTTtagtttataaatttaatcctttttttatatagattatacactggaattaaaatataatattattatagactTTTGTAcaatatgtgtacatatattatatcttattaaattaataggaAATTATTtagcaaataaaatattatcggtTAATATAGTGTTTTCTTCTTGATCCAAATAGTCTTGCATTTTAGTCATAAGAGAGcttaaaaatgaacgaaagtCAGCTTGTAACTTATTACCACTTTCTTCTATATCGCATCTGACATGTGATACTTTGGGAAATGTGGAAGCTgcataagtaaaaaaattattactttttttaattacaatttgtcaatttttttttttttatttttacacttACAAATCGATTTCGGTAATTCAGATAGAGTTCTGTCAGGATCGTAACAAAATATTACGCACATGTCAGGACCTAATTTAGTCTGTGTAACAAAATAATCATAGAACtcttgtatttcttttaaacaattttgtttttttgcaCTATATATTAACATCACACCATGCAAATCTTTTCTTATAGCAGGCCAACAAGTtttaaatctataaaatacataaattataagaattcaCATTTAAAACATACAATGTATCTAATTTGCATACTTGAAATCGCCACTACAATCCCatatttcaatatcttttgaaatagttctattatttactataatgCCTTGTGCTTCTGCTTCTAGTATTCTTACACCATATGTTGGATGGTAATTGTAAGGGATTTCTGAAGCATCAGCAAGAAAGTTTGATACTGTAGTTTTACCACtctgaaagatttttttattcaaaattataaagaaaataaataatacgacACATAAGTTTTATTACTTAtgttatcaaataaaaaagatttaatttaaGCACTactatttattaacattaattctta includes:
- the LOC124423269 gene encoding uncharacterized protein LOC124423269, with the translated sequence MHKKTIKRNVFSSTTQKIKAPQHLLRLRDDEAYEHELCGVPLPDIQRKEFSKRITSPTSWDRTSISTSLSWPEEMENVATEKLLQQWDAIDKVLYNETNNLSNNEILEECTQWKMQIPHLRVIGKGLFDKSICKSTDYNVDKREVQKPSDHCDSSKLSIEHYQVTKDINESSNNSKNKRLKEDVFNIILEYINAQLFPTKNDDTDTIDSTLDKVLKITPAPMCRNRTFTKSSKSTRSGDQILYHDHFEDDSLDLSNIKQHEENISDKSKLETIKRNKHSSERRKEHSISASKVKGLKKMGNDVNAEKERLYTPQQSRNKLGTVFNEKIVVSPVPFAVSTRESFSTLKTVPIRFMGQALEISSSQGSARNSFSNIKPLWKSNSIRMPDTHSAWQAPVSPAVWPKNLRLAPIDTSRLPSSKNRSSSLVASPAVLQRSIKPLSPISRSIMPSTAKIIRDKNNDVLEIQGKHITTGQVPKSALFTSNWDYSPRNTVSRKKKVTVKNEK
- the LOC124427259 gene encoding uncharacterized protein LOC124427259 — translated: MAKSIVTPFEKSKQKYFSNQCTSTQTIVDTINHREILLKLYEAADKCYIKVYALRCIRLINYCPHLINIPHGPDGYTPFHKVCFHGNTCLIEYMLAKGANPFLRTYSGENAICMALYFFLNHPNNNDFTCLDILCETGCHLDMPNKHYDIVMKSALNNHNKLLAEWLLLHNKITRLSRSYSEP
- the LOC124427255 gene encoding bifunctional coenzyme A synthase, producing MLSTGLLILTNPSRITTLLPVINKHVLKTLYIQYLPEKNLITPGNHSIKLPKLPCYAQIVANIYKVASNNCSRLDIRILLTHIKNPGFTIINTKNPVEIIIFDQIYNTKVVDTFIQDCLANISEGCSYITLDNEQNDKKCNDTDECSTKDLQTYKSVVLGGTFDRLHNGHKIILSEAVLYSREKLTVGVTNTNMLTGKLLWELIEPCSKRITDVKDFLEDVDSSLTYDIVPINDMYGPTKDDPTFEMIVVSEETRRGGDKVNSLRLQKNLNELVIHEVKLLADENHRAYEENKISSSNQRIRLLGKRLGKSINKDKPLKPYIIGLIGGIASGKSSVIEKVQKFGAGFVNCDKIAHDLYLPGKRCFQTIVTHFGTGILNADGFINRKALSNIVFNDKEQLNKLNSLMWPLILEEAKRKINELYIGGYNVIFMEAAVLIQANWQNECHEIWACIIPPEEAIKRIMKRNILSEDEAKQRIEMQPSNLDQIKEANVVICTLWDHDFTEKQVQNAWEELKTYLSQHSAD
- the LOC124431637 gene encoding intraflagellar transport protein 22 homolog, with the protein product MVTIETVSYTKIAFKSMIHKYGKITKYTVLQKISITMQALKLVVIGPLENLCVVLFIFFIILNKKIFQSGKTTVSNFLADASEIPYNYHPTYGVRILEAEAQGIIVNNRTISKDIEIWDCSGDFKFKTCWPAIRKDLHGVMLIYSAKKQNCLKEIQEFYDYFVTQTKLGPDMCVIFCYDPDRTLSELPKSISSTFPKVSHVRCDIEESGNKLQADFRSFLSSLMTKMQDYLDQEENTILTDNILFAK